Proteins co-encoded in one Candidatus Nomurabacteria bacterium genomic window:
- a CDS encoding metal-sensitive transcriptional regulator: MDIETKSLIDRLSRAEGQVRALRKALEADEVCDCKAFISQIKAARTALKRTSEQFVLKHIHACQALPQKEREQQIEEALKVLASD, translated from the coding sequence ATGGATATCGAAACCAAATCCCTCATCGACCGCTTAAGTCGTGCTGAGGGACAAGTCCGCGCCCTTAGAAAAGCCCTTGAGGCTGATGAGGTGTGCGATTGCAAAGCCTTTATTTCACAAATTAAAGCCGCTCGCACGGCTCTTAAACGCACTAGCGAACAGTTTGTTCTCAAGCATATTCACGCCTGCCAAGCCCTTCCTCAGAAAGAACGAGAGCAGCAAATCGAAGAAGCCTTAAAGGTACTCGCGAGTGATTAA
- a CDS encoding DUF2202 domain-containing protein, with translation MNTTAIIAAIVALIGGWAAGTTITNNDTNARVEATRTQILAEAPQAADYVSLRPEVATLPNETLSEEEIAGLLFMREEEKLARDVYQTLYETWHIRTFANIAQSEQTHTEAVRDLLEKYNLDDPVTDDTIGVFTNETLANLYIGLVTKGKQSEVDALIVGATIEDLDIKDLQEQLALTDNADITLVYENLTRGSRNHLRSFTKQLTMRGETYAPQYISATEYESIVDSATETGMGSGTMQNNQSGRGWGMGRNR, from the coding sequence ATGAACACAACCGCCATTATTGCTGCCATTGTCGCCCTCATTGGAGGCTGGGCAGCCGGAACCACTATTACCAACAACGACACAAATGCACGCGTTGAAGCGACGCGCACCCAAATACTTGCCGAAGCGCCACAAGCCGCTGATTATGTTTCGCTTCGACCGGAAGTTGCTACTCTACCGAACGAAACATTGTCTGAGGAAGAAATCGCTGGACTACTCTTTATGCGTGAAGAAGAGAAGCTCGCTCGAGACGTATATCAAACTCTCTACGAAACGTGGCATATTCGCACCTTTGCAAACATTGCGCAAAGTGAACAAACGCACACCGAAGCAGTTCGAGACTTATTGGAGAAATATAATCTAGATGATCCAGTGACTGACGACACAATTGGCGTCTTTACCAACGAAACGTTGGCTAATCTCTACATTGGCTTAGTCACCAAAGGCAAGCAATCGGAAGTTGATGCGTTAATTGTTGGCGCGACCATTGAAGATCTCGACATCAAGGATTTGCAAGAGCAACTTGCATTGACTGACAATGCGGACATTACTCTAGTCTACGAGAACCTAACTCGTGGCTCACGCAATCACCTGCGTTCATTTACCAAGCAACTTACCATGCGTGGTGAGACGTACGCTCCGCAGTATATTAGCGCAACAGAATATGAATCAATCGTCGATAGTGCTACGGAAACCGGTATGGGTAGTGGCACGATGCAAAACAACCAATCTGGACGCGGCTGGGGTATGGGACGAAATCGATAG
- the rpsT gene encoding 30S ribosomal protein S20 has product MPITKGAEKAHRQSERKKVFNIRRKSAMKDAEKAIQKAVTAGDAAKAKELLPTAYKAIDKAAKRGVIKSNTADRKKSRLTARVKNAK; this is encoded by the coding sequence ATGCCAATTACCAAAGGAGCAGAAAAGGCCCATCGTCAGTCAGAGCGCAAGAAGGTGTTCAACATCCGTCGTAAAAGCGCAATGAAGGACGCTGAAAAGGCTATCCAAAAAGCGGTAACAGCTGGTGATGCAGCAAAAGCAAAAGAACTTTTGCCAACTGCATACAAGGCAATCGACAAGGCAGCGAAGCGTGGTGTTATCAAAAGCAACACTGCAGACCGCAAGAAGTCTCGTCTTACTGCACGCGTAAAGAACGCAAAATAA
- the ruvA gene encoding Holliday junction branch migration protein RuvA produces MIRMITGTIEDIGENWLVVNVHGIGYLVACPTLQNNFQENSTVTLHTYLAVRETALDLYGFPQKSELEMFELLLGIPKVGPKSALQIMTQASPTLLVEATQKGDAVYLHKLSGLGKKTAENIVDYLSKKLDKLPQSIATPTDNLSAVQTDAIDALVSLGYDMTTARETILEITTEDATVNSLVTRALKAIN; encoded by the coding sequence ATGATTCGAATGATTACTGGGACAATTGAAGACATTGGCGAAAACTGGCTGGTGGTGAATGTGCACGGCATCGGCTACCTCGTCGCTTGCCCTACCCTGCAAAACAACTTCCAAGAAAACAGCACCGTCACCCTCCACACCTACCTCGCTGTGCGCGAAACTGCGCTCGATCTCTACGGCTTCCCGCAAAAGTCAGAGCTCGAAATGTTCGAGTTACTCCTTGGTATTCCTAAAGTCGGTCCAAAGTCGGCTCTTCAGATTATGACGCAAGCCTCACCCACCCTCCTCGTTGAAGCGACGCAAAAGGGCGATGCTGTCTACCTACACAAACTATCTGGTCTTGGCAAAAAAACCGCGGAAAATATTGTTGACTACCTCAGCAAGAAGCTCGACAAGCTACCTCAGTCAATTGCCACACCAACCGATAACCTATCGGCTGTCCAGACCGACGCGATTGATGCGCTTGTATCACTCGGCTACGACATGACCACCGCTCGAGAAACCATTCTTGAAATCACAACCGAGGACGCAACAGTAAACTCACTCGTAACGCGAGCGCTAAAAGCGATTAATTAA
- a CDS encoding UDP-N-acetylmuramoyl-L-alanyl-D-glutamate--2,6-diaminopimelate ligase, with the protein MELLRRALKAILPKKLFTTLQPYYHLSLAYVGSLKYHHPSRKIMVIGVTGTKGKSSTTEILGHILRTHGHKVATLSTIQFSIDGKTERNLFKMTMPGRFFVQKFLRDAVNAGCTHAVIEMTSEGARQHRHRFIDLDALLFTNLTPEHIESHGSFEKYKQAKLLLAKAVADSPKRPRYIVANIDDEHGTDFLAFQVEQTIPYSLKDLSLYTLHKDSVSFVFENTTMRVPLVGLFNIYNCLAAITFARSIGVSLETIQNALHDLPPLKGRVELFKSPALANKRFTAVVDYAHTPDSLTKLYEAFADKPKVCVLGNTGGGRDTWKRPEMGAIAERFCDEIILTNEDPYDEDPARIITDMKKGMSDTAPLTVIMDRREAIKTAFEKAVENSCVLISGKGTDPYIMGPNGTKTPWSDAQVVQELLADLADSKTTAESSLP; encoded by the coding sequence ATGGAATTACTGAGACGAGCCCTGAAGGCAATTTTGCCCAAAAAACTATTCACCACTCTGCAGCCGTACTACCATTTAAGCCTAGCCTATGTTGGTTCACTCAAATATCACCACCCTTCTCGTAAGATTATGGTGATTGGTGTTACTGGGACCAAAGGAAAATCATCCACTACTGAGATTCTCGGCCACATTTTGCGAACCCATGGACATAAAGTAGCCACACTCTCCACTATTCAGTTTTCTATTGACGGTAAAACTGAGCGCAATCTGTTCAAGATGACCATGCCTGGCCGCTTCTTTGTGCAAAAGTTTCTACGTGATGCAGTCAACGCTGGCTGCACGCACGCCGTAATTGAAATGACTTCAGAGGGCGCACGGCAGCATCGTCATCGGTTTATTGATCTCGATGCGCTTCTATTTACCAATCTTACTCCTGAACATATCGAATCACATGGCTCATTTGAAAAATACAAACAAGCCAAGTTGTTACTTGCTAAAGCCGTAGCAGATTCACCTAAGCGACCTCGGTACATTGTTGCTAACATAGATGACGAGCATGGCACTGACTTCCTTGCCTTTCAGGTTGAGCAAACTATCCCCTACTCACTCAAAGATCTTTCTCTGTACACACTTCACAAGGACAGCGTCAGTTTTGTGTTTGAAAACACCACCATGCGCGTGCCGCTCGTAGGACTTTTTAATATCTACAACTGTCTTGCTGCTATCACATTCGCACGGAGTATTGGCGTATCACTCGAAACAATCCAAAATGCATTACATGATCTTCCGCCTCTGAAAGGTAGAGTAGAACTATTTAAAAGCCCAGCCTTGGCCAACAAGCGATTTACTGCGGTGGTAGATTATGCACACACACCTGATTCCCTTACTAAGCTATACGAAGCTTTTGCTGATAAACCAAAAGTCTGTGTACTAGGCAACACCGGCGGTGGTCGCGACACATGGAAGCGTCCAGAAATGGGTGCTATCGCTGAACGTTTTTGTGATGAGATTATTCTCACAAACGAGGACCCTTACGATGAGGATCCGGCAAGGATTATTACTGACATGAAAAAAGGCATGAGCGACACTGCTCCACTAACAGTGATCATGGACAGACGTGAAGCAATCAAAACAGCATTTGAAAAAGCTGTTGAAAATTCCTGTGTGCTTATTTCTGGCAAAGGTACCGACCCATACATAATGGGGCCGAATGGAACCAAGACTCCTTGGAGCGATGCTCAGGTTGTCCAAGAACTTCTGGCAGACCTTGCCGACAGTAAGACTACCGCGGAATCTTCACTTCCTTAA
- a CDS encoding TrmH family RNA methyltransferase translates to MKCVVLENIRSAHNVGSVFRTADGAGVDEIFLVGYTPAPIDRFGRMQKEIQKTSLGASEWIPWRYFETVAELVAYLEAEAIVLVAVEIASQSISLKQFKVPDRVAYVLGNEVEGVSEAALKAAATIVDIPMLGKKESLNVSVTAGIVLYHDVV, encoded by the coding sequence GTGAAATGTGTCGTCTTAGAAAATATACGAAGTGCGCATAATGTCGGTTCGGTTTTCCGGACGGCTGATGGGGCAGGGGTTGATGAGATTTTTTTGGTTGGATACACTCCTGCTCCAATTGATCGATTTGGTCGCATGCAAAAAGAGATTCAGAAAACATCATTAGGTGCCAGTGAGTGGATTCCTTGGCGGTATTTTGAGACTGTTGCGGAGCTTGTTGCATATCTGGAAGCAGAAGCTATTGTGCTGGTCGCAGTTGAGATTGCTTCGCAGTCGATTTCATTAAAGCAGTTCAAAGTTCCTGATCGAGTGGCATACGTGCTTGGGAATGAAGTGGAGGGAGTGAGTGAGGCGGCGCTTAAAGCAGCTGCTACAATAGTAGATATTCCTATGCTCGGTAAAAAAGAATCGCTAAACGTTTCGGTAACTGCTGGAATCGTGCTCTATCATGATGTGGTGTAA
- a CDS encoding acyl-CoA desaturase, which produces MTSPKRGSKYVLPNNRYEQLVQQVTTAGCFERTYFSHGLLLLSSLLGLTASAYMITYSDNTWLQVGNAVVAAFFSVQLGLFGHDLSHQSVFRSKKLNKNLALIIWGLGCGLSESRWFYKHNAHHQSPNHIDHDPDLDIPFVFTAEQAATRSDFSKKYILPYQHILFWVGVMFVYPFNLLHSMRFLLEKYSWRSLIEIILISGHFLIVLIFTFSQLPFLTAVIFNLVTLLTIGIYMGLIFAPNHKGEDMLSSTEKHNWVHQITLTRNLHHSPIGSYVLGGLDFQVEHHLFPSMSRFKYSAAHTIVISFCTKHNIPYKEVSFSESMKQIHQALHEESRSWRQKTKPC; this is translated from the coding sequence ATGACATCACCTAAGCGCGGTAGCAAATACGTACTACCAAATAATAGATATGAGCAACTAGTCCAGCAAGTGACCACTGCCGGCTGCTTTGAGCGCACGTACTTTTCTCATGGACTACTTCTGCTCAGCTCACTCCTAGGACTAACTGCTTCAGCCTATATGATCACGTACAGTGATAATACTTGGCTCCAAGTTGGCAATGCAGTTGTCGCCGCTTTTTTTAGCGTACAGCTTGGATTGTTTGGACATGACCTGTCACACCAAAGTGTCTTCCGTTCAAAAAAACTAAATAAAAATCTAGCCCTCATAATCTGGGGTCTTGGCTGTGGTCTGAGTGAAAGTCGATGGTTTTACAAACATAACGCACACCACCAATCTCCCAACCATATTGATCATGACCCTGATCTCGACATACCGTTTGTCTTCACAGCTGAACAAGCCGCCACACGAAGCGATTTTAGTAAAAAATACATTCTTCCCTACCAGCATATTTTATTCTGGGTTGGTGTCATGTTTGTATATCCATTCAACCTTCTACACAGCATGAGATTCTTGCTAGAAAAATATAGCTGGCGCTCACTAATCGAAATAATACTCATCAGTGGTCATTTTTTAATTGTACTTATCTTTACGTTTAGCCAGTTGCCATTTTTAACAGCAGTCATATTTAACCTAGTGACACTCCTTACCATTGGTATATATATGGGTCTTATTTTTGCCCCCAACCACAAAGGTGAAGACATGCTCAGCAGCACAGAGAAACACAACTGGGTACACCAAATTACCCTCACCAGGAACTTACACCACAGTCCGATTGGCTCATATGTTTTAGGAGGTCTTGATTTTCAAGTTGAACACCACCTCTTTCCTAGCATGTCTCGGTTTAAGTACTCTGCAGCACACACTATTGTGATTTCATTCTGCACCAAACACAATATTCCCTACAAAGAAGTTTCTTTTAGCGAATCAATGAAACAAATTCATCAAGCCTTACATGAAGAATCACGGTCTTGGAGACAGAAAACTAAACCCTGCTAG
- the tsaE gene encoding tRNA (adenosine(37)-N6)-threonylcarbamoyltransferase complex ATPase subunit type 1 TsaE translates to MTKEFVVQSPEDFSVVIDFILETNHASGLCIVLRGDLGAGKTAFTQQLAKRLGVSEPVTSPTFTIMKQYSLRHAQFSQLVHIDAYRFEDESEAKPLQLERVLGEPQSIVCVEWPERIASIIPSNAVSVSLVVNVDESRTVRVDGKEDK, encoded by the coding sequence ATGACTAAGGAGTTTGTGGTGCAATCACCGGAAGATTTTTCGGTAGTAATTGATTTTATTCTGGAAACAAATCACGCTTCAGGATTGTGTATTGTGTTGCGCGGTGATTTAGGGGCAGGGAAAACTGCCTTCACACAACAACTGGCTAAGCGGTTGGGGGTGAGCGAGCCGGTGACCAGTCCGACATTTACCATCATGAAACAGTACTCTCTACGACATGCTCAGTTTTCGCAGCTGGTGCATATTGATGCGTATCGATTTGAAGATGAATCCGAAGCAAAGCCGTTACAGCTGGAGCGTGTTTTGGGGGAGCCGCAGAGTATTGTGTGTGTAGAATGGCCAGAGCGGATTGCGAGCATTATTCCCTCAAACGCTGTCTCAGTGTCTCTTGTTGTTAATGTTGATGAGTCACGCACTGTGCGGGTAGACGGTAAAGAAGACAAGTAG
- a CDS encoding type II/IV secretion system protein, producing MIKFDDSYSNSRLADLHTQEEERLIQQTAPQLGFDYVNLRGYTINPEAIGAIPETQARAAELVGFELNRSTLSVAARKPNDPKTQAILQDLQKRRFQINLYICSRASLEYGWERYADIVDSKIEKRGVFEISAEDIQKLTTEIKQKEDVLTILKRIAASANTRRISETLELVFAGGIALGASDIHIEPEETGIRLRYRFDGVLHDIVDLDTYIYERMMSRLKLLSGMILNTRAEAQDGRFTFDIGSREIEVRSSIIPGAFGESIVMRLLDPSVSSFSMDKIRLNPHIEEVIRRELKKPNGLIITTGPTGSGKTTALYAFLQEVHTEGVKIITIENPVEYKLDGIVQTQTGDDYTFASGLRAILRQDPDIIMVGEIRDHEVAETAIHAAQTGHLVFSTLHTNSAVAGFPRLIDLGVDPRIMGSAINMILGQRLVRLLCSSCKSAYQATPDEVAVMKYVMKTHPHPTTVTDNTTLYRATGCPDCGGTGFKGRTGIFEGVLMDQAVEEVVIRDPREHVITEAARPQAIPTMVEDGIEKVLHGLTSITELERVIELPYIEANRQTGTTQIKPAAPSGATDDDFMNHIV from the coding sequence ATGATTAAATTTGATGATAGTTATTCAAACTCTCGACTTGCCGATCTTCACACTCAGGAAGAAGAGCGACTCATTCAACAAACTGCACCGCAGCTTGGTTTTGACTACGTAAATCTTCGCGGGTACACCATCAACCCCGAAGCAATTGGCGCTATTCCTGAAACACAAGCGCGAGCAGCTGAGCTGGTTGGTTTTGAACTTAATCGCTCCACCCTTTCTGTTGCAGCTCGAAAACCAAACGATCCTAAAACACAAGCCATCTTGCAAGATTTACAAAAAAGACGCTTTCAAATCAATCTCTATATTTGCTCGCGCGCCAGCCTAGAGTATGGCTGGGAACGCTACGCTGACATTGTTGATTCAAAAATTGAAAAACGTGGCGTGTTTGAAATTAGTGCTGAAGATATCCAAAAACTCACTACTGAGATTAAACAAAAAGAAGACGTTTTGACTATCTTGAAAAGAATTGCGGCTTCAGCTAATACTCGACGAATTTCAGAGACGTTGGAGTTGGTATTCGCAGGTGGAATCGCCCTGGGCGCATCTGATATCCACATCGAACCAGAGGAAACTGGTATTCGGCTACGCTACCGCTTTGATGGTGTACTGCATGATATCGTCGATCTCGATACATATATATATGAACGAATGATGTCTCGTCTCAAACTGCTCTCCGGCATGATTTTAAATACCCGTGCTGAAGCTCAAGACGGTCGTTTTACGTTTGATATCGGCAGTCGTGAAATTGAGGTGCGCTCATCAATTATTCCAGGTGCGTTTGGCGAATCAATCGTGATGCGTCTTCTTGACCCATCTGTCTCCAGCTTTAGCATGGATAAAATCCGTTTAAATCCGCATATTGAGGAGGTGATTAGGCGTGAGCTCAAAAAGCCAAACGGGCTTATTATTACCACTGGTCCAACCGGATCAGGTAAAACCACCGCCCTCTATGCCTTCCTGCAAGAAGTACATACTGAAGGGGTAAAAATTATCACGATTGAAAATCCAGTTGAATACAAGCTGGACGGCATCGTACAAACACAAACCGGTGACGACTATACTTTTGCGTCAGGACTCCGTGCAATTCTTCGCCAAGACCCTGACATTATCATGGTAGGTGAAATTCGTGATCACGAAGTAGCCGAAACCGCTATCCACGCCGCACAAACTGGCCACTTAGTATTTAGCACCCTCCACACCAATAGTGCGGTAGCCGGCTTCCCTCGCCTCATTGATCTTGGAGTTGATCCGCGCATCATGGGTAGCGCCATCAATATGATTCTTGGACAACGACTCGTTCGCTTGCTTTGCAGCTCATGTAAAAGTGCCTATCAAGCAACACCCGATGAAGTCGCAGTGATGAAATATGTTATGAAAACCCATCCCCACCCGACCACCGTCACAGACAACACAACACTCTATCGCGCAACCGGTTGCCCAGACTGTGGCGGCACTGGCTTTAAAGGCCGTACCGGTATTTTTGAAGGCGTTCTGATGGATCAGGCAGTTGAAGAAGTAGTAATCCGTGATCCGCGCGAACACGTAATTACCGAAGCAGCTAGACCGCAAGCTATTCCGACTATGGTGGAGGACGGTATTGAAAAAGTACTACACGGCCTCACTTCTATTACTGAACTTGAGCGCGTAATTGAACTTCCCTACATAGAAGCGAACCGCCAAACTGGAACCACACAAATAAAACCAGCCGCCCCAAGTGGAGCGACTGATGATGATTTTATGAACCACATTGTGTAA
- the ruvB gene encoding Holliday junction branch migration DNA helicase RuvB, whose amino-acid sequence MSTPITRDDASNLDRTLRPQTWDEYIGQEKTKENLRILLTAAKERGHAAEHILLYGPPGLGKTTLANLVSKTLGTNMKITSGPAIERVGDLAAILTNLSPGDVLFIDEIHRLSKSIEEVLYPAMESGVLDIIIGKGPSARTVQLELPPFTMVAATTRISLLSSPLRSRFSGGTFRLEFYSDEEIAQILTRSAELLEVSASMEAIHKIATRCRATPRTANYLLKRCRDLAQLEGGGLTDRIIEKTFDLLEIDSLGLGKPDRAVLEVIVQKFNGGPVGLNTIAAATGEEPSTIEDVIEPYLIRHGLLERTPRGRIASPDAYSHIERN is encoded by the coding sequence ATGAGTACTCCCATCACGCGCGATGACGCCAGTAATCTTGACCGCACCCTCCGCCCGCAAACGTGGGATGAATATATTGGTCAAGAAAAAACCAAGGAAAATCTTCGTATTCTACTTACAGCTGCAAAGGAACGCGGCCATGCCGCAGAGCACATTCTTCTCTATGGACCACCAGGACTCGGTAAAACCACTCTTGCCAACTTAGTCTCAAAGACCCTTGGCACCAATATGAAGATCACTTCTGGCCCAGCGATTGAGCGCGTTGGCGATTTAGCAGCTATCCTCACCAATCTCTCACCCGGTGATGTTCTTTTCATTGATGAAATCCACCGCCTCTCAAAAAGCATTGAGGAAGTGCTCTACCCTGCCATGGAGTCTGGCGTCTTAGATATTATTATTGGAAAAGGTCCATCTGCTCGAACGGTGCAGCTCGAGCTACCACCGTTTACCATGGTGGCTGCCACTACTCGCATCTCCCTTCTCTCTTCTCCGCTTCGCTCTCGTTTTTCCGGAGGTACATTCAGACTAGAATTTTATTCTGACGAAGAAATTGCTCAGATTCTCACCCGCTCAGCCGAACTCCTTGAGGTTTCAGCCAGTATGGAAGCTATTCATAAAATAGCCACACGCTGCCGGGCCACCCCACGTACCGCCAACTATCTATTGAAACGTTGCCGCGACCTAGCTCAACTTGAGGGAGGAGGTCTGACAGACCGCATAATCGAGAAAACGTTTGATCTTTTAGAGATTGATTCACTGGGACTCGGCAAACCTGACCGAGCAGTACTTGAAGTGATTGTTCAAAAATTTAATGGAGGGCCAGTCGGACTTAACACTATCGCTGCCGCTACTGGCGAAGAACCATCTACTATAGAAGATGTAATCGAGCCCTACCTGATTCGTCACGGACTTTTGGAACGCACGCCGCGTGGACGAATTGCCAGCCCTGATGCATATAGCCATATCGAGAGAAATTAA
- a CDS encoding YebC/PmpR family DNA-binding transcriptional regulator codes for MSGHNKWSKIKHKKAATDAVKSKVFSKHSALITMEVKKAGGDVSSASVLAAVERAKKDSMPKDNIEKALQKGSGAGGAMLEEILFEGYGPGGVALMIEAVTDNNNRTAPEIRHIFSKAGLELGTPGSAAWAFTKTSEGYVPNNPMELDDDTGEKLADFIEKLEEQDDVTNVYTAADSLED; via the coding sequence ATGTCTGGACATAATAAATGGTCAAAAATTAAACATAAAAAAGCTGCTACTGATGCTGTAAAAAGTAAAGTTTTTTCCAAGCACTCAGCCCTTATCACCATGGAAGTGAAGAAAGCTGGCGGCGACGTAAGCTCTGCTAGTGTCCTTGCCGCTGTCGAACGTGCCAAAAAAGATTCCATGCCTAAGGATAATATTGAAAAAGCCCTGCAAAAAGGTAGTGGTGCTGGTGGCGCTATGCTTGAAGAAATCCTATTTGAAGGATACGGCCCCGGCGGTGTTGCACTTATGATTGAAGCAGTGACTGACAACAATAATCGCACTGCCCCAGAAATTCGACACATCTTTTCTAAGGCTGGCCTAGAACTCGGCACACCCGGTTCAGCTGCCTGGGCTTTTACTAAAACCAGCGAAGGATACGTTCCCAATAATCCTATGGAGCTCGATGACGACACTGGAGAAAAACTAGCAGACTTTATTGAAAAACTTGAAGAGCAAGACGACGTAACAAACGTCTATACGGCTGCAGACTCTCTAGAAGACTAG
- a CDS encoding crossover junction endodeoxyribonuclease RuvC — translation MRVISVDPGYDRIGVAVMELENGNEKLLFSTCIETNKALSFTERLKVLGDAFQDILQIYSPTALGIETLFFNKNQKTAIGVAQARGILIYLSQTHNCEVFEFGPQEIKIAVTGYGKSDKSAVIDMVKRLIRNAPAKALDDEYDAIAVGITCLAHHGRRQ, via the coding sequence ATGAGAGTAATCAGTGTCGACCCTGGCTACGACCGCATAGGTGTTGCAGTTATGGAACTTGAAAATGGTAATGAAAAACTACTCTTTTCTACCTGCATCGAAACCAACAAAGCACTTTCCTTCACTGAGCGACTAAAAGTGCTCGGCGATGCCTTTCAAGACATTCTGCAGATATACTCCCCCACAGCACTTGGCATTGAAACACTCTTCTTTAATAAAAATCAAAAAACTGCCATCGGCGTAGCGCAAGCTCGTGGGATTCTTATCTATCTATCACAAACACACAATTGCGAGGTGTTTGAGTTTGGACCACAGGAAATCAAAATTGCCGTCACTGGCTACGGCAAAAGCGACAAATCTGCTGTTATAGATATGGTGAAGCGACTTATAAGAAACGCGCCAGCAAAAGCTCTTGACGACGAGTACGACGCCATTGCTGTCGGCATAACCTGCCTTGCGCATCACGGACGAAGGCAGTAA
- a CDS encoding tyrosine--tRNA ligase: protein MSLAKELENRGFIHQVSSPSLTEIVDGEKRTIYHGIDPSADSAHAGNFVIWMLLRHLALAGHKIVFLVGGGTGMIGDPKPDAERQLKPLEDVAKNVAGLKAQAERFFAGTEIEFVDNATWLTEIKLIDFLRDIGKHYTVNELIKKDAIATRLSSDTGLSYTEFAYPILQGYDFLRLFEDKNVTVQVGGSDQWGNIVSGVELVRRKKQTEVFAVTVPLIIDKATGKKFGKSEGNAVWLDAAKTSPYQFYQFWLNVSDDSVIEHLKRFTFLPLEEIAGIEQVQQENPGARAAQRKLALGVTTLVHGVGAATAAEEVSQILFGGGDVMSLSDAAVAMIIENAPKVTVIHQQSLVEVLVASALAKSNREARTFIEEGAITINGNKITTVDAVVDRSDANKGIALLKRGKKQFCVMQFSN from the coding sequence ATGAGCCTTGCAAAAGAGTTAGAAAACAGAGGGTTTATTCATCAGGTCTCTAGTCCATCACTCACTGAGATTGTCGATGGGGAGAAGCGTACCATATATCACGGCATTGACCCAAGTGCTGATTCTGCGCACGCGGGTAATTTTGTTATCTGGATGTTGCTTCGCCATTTGGCGCTCGCTGGACACAAGATTGTCTTCTTGGTTGGTGGCGGTACAGGGATGATTGGTGACCCCAAACCAGACGCTGAACGGCAGCTGAAGCCGCTAGAAGATGTGGCTAAGAATGTGGCTGGTCTTAAGGCGCAGGCTGAACGTTTTTTTGCTGGTACAGAGATTGAGTTTGTTGATAATGCGACATGGCTCACTGAGATTAAACTCATCGATTTCTTGCGTGATATCGGCAAGCATTACACGGTAAATGAACTTATAAAGAAAGATGCAATTGCAACACGGCTTTCTAGTGACACAGGACTTTCGTACACAGAGTTTGCGTACCCGATTTTGCAGGGGTACGACTTTTTGCGGTTATTTGAAGATAAAAATGTGACCGTGCAGGTAGGTGGTTCAGATCAGTGGGGGAATATTGTGTCTGGTGTTGAACTAGTGCGTCGTAAGAAGCAGACAGAAGTGTTTGCGGTTACGGTACCATTGATTATTGATAAAGCGACCGGGAAGAAGTTTGGTAAGAGTGAAGGGAATGCGGTGTGGCTTGATGCGGCAAAAACGTCTCCGTACCAGTTTTATCAGTTCTGGTTAAATGTCAGCGACGATAGTGTGATTGAACACTTGAAACGTTTTACGTTTTTGCCGCTAGAAGAAATCGCTGGAATTGAGCAGGTGCAACAAGAAAATCCAGGAGCGCGTGCTGCGCAACGAAAGTTGGCCTTGGGGGTGACTACGTTGGTGCATGGCGTTGGGGCAGCGACCGCCGCTGAGGAAGTGTCACAGATTTTGTTTGGTGGTGGTGATGTGATGAGTCTTAGTGATGCAGCTGTGGCAATGATTATTGAAAATGCGCCAAAGGTAACAGTCATTCATCAGCAGTCACTGGTAGAAGTATTGGTGGCGTCAGCTCTTGCAAAGAGTAATCGTGAAGCACGAACTTTTATTGAAGAGGGTGCGATTACGATAAATGGGAATAAAATCACTACTGTAGACGCTGTTGTTGACAGGAGCGATGCTAATAAAGGTATTGCTCTTTTGAAGAGAGGAAAGAAACAGTTTTGTGTGATGCAGTTCAGTAATTAA